In the Desulfomonilaceae bacterium genome, one interval contains:
- a CDS encoding SOS response-associated peptidase yields MCGRFLLVSSSKELAEQFELDETPEITPRYNVAPSQEIAAIRLRHGPQANKRELIFLRWGLIPSWSKDPAISQRLINARSETVESKPAFRSSFKKRRILIPANGFYEWKGTQSGARQPYLISFEKFGLLAFAGIYDEWKSASGDVTRSCAIITTQSNDFIKSIHDRMPVVVLTKDYELWLESTDTASEDFKNLLKPLSDDSFRITEVGMKVNRPDYDNPDCIEPLKRADSHADQSIQGSLYLTT; encoded by the coding sequence TCGAAAGAACTTGCCGAACAGTTCGAATTAGACGAAACGCCCGAGATAACGCCTCGCTACAATGTGGCTCCTTCTCAGGAAATAGCCGCTATCAGGTTACGTCATGGCCCCCAAGCCAACAAGCGTGAGCTTATTTTCCTGAGATGGGGATTAATCCCTTCCTGGAGCAAAGATCCAGCTATTTCGCAGAGGTTGATAAACGCGCGCTCTGAGACTGTGGAATCAAAACCAGCATTCAGATCCAGTTTCAAGAAACGAAGAATACTGATACCAGCCAATGGTTTTTACGAATGGAAAGGAACTCAATCCGGAGCCAGACAGCCATACCTGATAAGCTTCGAGAAGTTTGGTCTCCTGGCCTTCGCCGGTATTTACGACGAGTGGAAATCCGCCTCAGGAGATGTCACAAGATCATGCGCTATCATAACTACACAGAGTAATGACTTCATAAAATCTATCCACGACAGAATGCCCGTAGTCGTTCTGACAAAGGACTACGAATTGTGGTTGGAATCTACGGATACCGCTTCGGAAGATTTTAAAAATTTATTGAAACCCTTGAGCGACGATAGTTTCCGGATCACCGAGGTCGGTATGAAGGTAAACAGACCCGATTACGATAACCCGGATTGTATAGAACCTCTCAAAAGGGCTGATAGCCACGCTGATCAATCCATCCAAGGATCTCTATACCTCACAACATAG
- a CDS encoding FAD-linked oxidase C-terminal domain-containing protein, with protein sequence MKKTFVSKLLEELGSQKVLYSEPDLICYSYDATPLTSFKPDAIVRAFNEDDIRKVLELATEENVPVTTRGSGTGLSGGSVPVKGGIVLVTTAMNKIIEIDGDDLSVTVEPGVITNNLHNAVEAMDLFYPPDPGSMKISTIGGNVAENAGGLRGLKYGITGDYVMSLDTFFIDGSKVRYGTKCVKDVAGYNLTKFMVGTEGTIGIFTRIVLKLVPKPKTKKTFLALYDDVIDAARTVSTIISRKVIPSTLELMDQVTINCVEDYSQIGLPRDVAALLLIEADGHPAVVDEEAAVIEEACKANNIRTLRIARSAQESEELFTARRMALSALARAKPTTILEDITVPRPAIPEMMALIREVTEKLNIRIGTFGHAGDGNLHPTCLTDERDLNEIHRVHEAYEIIFNKAISLGGTISGEHGTGIAKSKYLPGMVGPKAIELMRKIKACFDPAGRLNPGKIFSLEK encoded by the coding sequence ATGAAAAAGACTTTCGTTTCCAAACTCCTAGAAGAACTCGGTTCCCAAAAAGTCCTTTACTCGGAACCAGATCTCATCTGCTATTCCTATGACGCAACACCACTGACATCTTTCAAACCCGACGCCATCGTTAGGGCCTTCAACGAAGACGACATCCGAAAAGTCCTAGAACTTGCGACCGAAGAAAATGTCCCTGTGACAACGCGTGGCAGTGGGACTGGTCTTAGCGGGGGTTCCGTTCCAGTCAAAGGCGGGATTGTTCTTGTTACTACAGCTATGAATAAAATTATTGAAATCGACGGGGATGACCTTTCCGTGACGGTCGAACCAGGGGTTATTACCAACAATTTGCATAACGCTGTCGAGGCCATGGATCTCTTCTATCCCCCCGATCCTGGAAGCATGAAGATCTCTACTATCGGGGGCAACGTAGCGGAAAACGCAGGGGGATTACGGGGACTCAAATACGGGATTACCGGCGATTACGTAATGAGTCTTGATACCTTTTTTATTGACGGATCCAAAGTCAGGTACGGCACAAAGTGCGTAAAGGATGTGGCAGGATACAACCTCACCAAGTTTATGGTGGGCACGGAAGGCACTATCGGTATTTTTACAAGGATAGTCCTGAAACTGGTCCCAAAACCAAAGACCAAGAAAACTTTTCTTGCTCTGTACGATGATGTCATAGACGCTGCTCGAACCGTTTCCACGATTATATCCAGGAAAGTCATACCATCAACCCTCGAACTCATGGATCAGGTCACAATAAACTGCGTAGAAGATTATTCCCAGATCGGCTTACCCAGGGATGTCGCAGCGTTATTGCTCATTGAAGCCGATGGGCACCCTGCTGTCGTAGATGAAGAGGCGGCCGTCATTGAGGAAGCTTGCAAAGCCAATAATATTAGGACATTGAGAATAGCCAGAAGCGCTCAGGAATCCGAAGAATTGTTTACCGCAAGGCGAATGGCCTTATCGGCTCTAGCCCGTGCGAAGCCTACCACAATACTCGAAGATATCACGGTCCCTCGTCCCGCGATTCCCGAAATGATGGCGCTGATCAGAGAAGTCACCGAGAAATTGAATATAAGGATAGGCACTTTCGGCCATGCGGGTGACGGTAATTTACATCCGACATGCCTGACAGATGAGAGGGACCTGAACGAAATCCATAGGGTCCACGAGGCGTACGAAATCATATTCAACAAAGCGATAAGCCTTGGGGGAACCATTTCCGGCGAACACGGAACGGGGATCGCCAAGTCAAAATACCTGCCTGGAATGGTTGGTCCAAAGGCTATTGAGTTAATGCGCAAAATCAAAGCATGTTTTGATCCGGCCGGTAGGTTAAACCCGGGGAAAATCTTTTCTTTAGAAAAGTGA